DNA sequence from the Alteribacter lacisalsi genome:
AAACGGTTCAGCTCTTACTGATGTAACAGCTGATGAGCTTGACCGTCTTGATGCAGACCGTGTCATTGTACTTGGAGGCGCAAACGTGATTGAAGACAGTGTAGTTGCTGATCTTGAATCTCATGGCCTTCATGTAGACCGCATTGCCGGTGACAACCGTTACGATACTTCCTACGAAATTGCAAGCTACCTGAACACGCAGTTTGATGTAGACAGTGCGGTTGTAGCGAACGGACAGGACTTCCCGGATGCCCTGAGTGTTGCATCTTATGCAGCTCAGCACGGAATGCCGGTTCTATTGACTGGATCTGATTCCCTGTCTGCTCCAGCAGCACAGGCACTCACATCACTTGATGTGGAAGATGCACTTGTCGTCGGTGGCTATACTGTCATCGATGAAGACGTACAAAATCAGGTAGAGGCTCTAGGTGTGAACAGCCAACGTCTCGGCGGTGAGAACCGTTTTGAAACCAACATCGCTGTAACGGAGCACTTCGCTCCTGAAACGGATCATATGTATGTTGCAACAGGTCTGAATTTTGCAGATGCCCTTACTGGCGCAGCTCTTGCGGCTCAGAACGACAGCGGTATCCTGCTTACAGGATCTTCTGTTCATGCTCCGGTTGCAGATTACATTTCCGGTTCTGATTTGAATCACCTTACGATCTTCGGTGGACCAAGCGCGGTCAGCTCAGAGATCGAATCAGATCTTTACCAGCTTCTTCAGTAATTATCAGAAGATGCACAAAAAGTCACGGGCCCTGGTGGGTCCGTGACTTTTTTGCTGCTGTTTTTGCCGGGCTATAGGAAACGTGCAAAAAGAACCTGAAAAAATACGACAACAAGCGTATGAAATATACGCCGACTCCTGCGGGAGGAAAAGCGCAGATGAGACCCCGCATTGCGAAGCACGCGGAGGCTCAGCCGCTTCCCGCGGAAAGCGGCGTATATTTCAGAAGCGATATACGCGAATTGCATAATTTTGTTCGGATTTCTGTCTGTACAATTCCTTATGTCCCGCCCTATAACAGTTGAAGAGATTATTCATCAGAGACTTTAATCAGCTGTTTACCGAGATTTTTACCTTCAAAGAGACCAAGAAAGGCATCAGGAATAGAGTCGAACCCTTCATTTATTGTTTCTTCATATACTAGTCTCCCTTCCTGCAGCCACGTGCCGAGCTTCTGTGCTCCTGTCTGAAATTCATCAGCATAATCTGACACGATAAAGCCCTGAACACGGAGTCGCGATTTCACAATGAAAGGATGAATTCGCGGACCATAATCATCACCGGATTTGTTATAGGAGGAGATGGCCCCGCACTGAGGAATACGTCCGAAGTCGTTCATGAGCGGATAAACGGCCTCTGAGATTGTCCCGCCCGTATTATCAAAGTACACGTCAATGCCTTCGGGACAGGCTTCCTTCAAGGACTGGTGAAGGTTTTTCTCTGTTTTGTAATTGACTGCTTTATCAAACCCGGCTGTTTCGGTAAGGTAGCGGGTCTTTTCGTCCGTGCCGGCAATCCCGATCACTCTGGCGCCGTGGAGCTTTGCAATCTGTCCAGCAATCATGCCCACTGCACCTGCAGCACCGGAGACAACAGCCGTCTCCCCTTCTTTAGGCAGGCCGATTTTGGTCATCCCAAAATAAGCCGTCAGCCCCGGCATACCAAGAGTCCCGAGATAGGCGGTGAGTGGGGCGGAATCCGGGTCTATTTTGCGGAGGTTGTGTTCATCGGCTGCATTATATTCCTGCCATCCCAGGTGGCCTGTAACATAGTCGCCTTCAGAAAAGCGGGTACTGGTGGATGAAACGACTTTTCCAACGATTCCTCCGTCAATCACTTCACCAAGTTTAAATGGAGGAACGTAGGATTTGGTATCTTCCATTCTGCCTCTCATATACGGATCAACCGACACGTAAATTGTACGGACGAGAACCTGGTTGTGCTTAATAGAAGGAATCGGCCCATCCTCCAGCTTAAAATGTTCGTGACCGGGCATCCCTTCAGGACGTTTGTGAAGCAGAATACGCTTTTGCATTTCCATGTAAAAACCTCCCTGATTTATGATCGTTACGGGGTCATTATAAAGAACCGGGAGTTATGAATGCGAACGATCTGCCTGAGCGGTTTTGAATAAACAGGAAAAGGAATACTGGAAAAAAGGAGGATGAACAATGATGAAGAAATGCAGTTTTTTTATAGATTGGCGCGTTTTTAATAATGACAAATCGAGCAACGGACGGCAGATAAATAGGGTTAAGGTAACAATGATCCTCGCAGCGGGACTGTTTCTGTCAGGGTGCGAATCAGAGGAAACAGGAGAACAGGGTGACGGAGGAGACTCCCGTGAAGAGATAACCGGGGAAACAATCGCTGAGAACCTGGATGTGCCATGGAATATCGCTCAAACAAATGGCACTTTTTATATAACAGAGAGGGACGGGATGATTGCAGAAATTGATTCGGCCGGAGATATACAGAGAGAACCTGTCAAAACGGAGGAAGCGATTCTCTCAAGAGGAGAAGGGGGACTTCTCGGCATGGTGATGAAAGAGGATTTCGCTGATAACGGGGAAGCAATAGTTTACCATACTTATGAGGCGGAAGATGGAAGCATCATGAACCGGATTGTGACAGTGCAGAAAGAG
Encoded proteins:
- a CDS encoding NADP-dependent oxidoreductase, with the translated sequence MEMQKRILLHKRPEGMPGHEHFKLEDGPIPSIKHNQVLVRTIYVSVDPYMRGRMEDTKSYVPPFKLGEVIDGGIVGKVVSSTSTRFSEGDYVTGHLGWQEYNAADEHNLRKIDPDSAPLTAYLGTLGMPGLTAYFGMTKIGLPKEGETAVVSGAAGAVGMIAGQIAKLHGARVIGIAGTDEKTRYLTETAGFDKAVNYKTEKNLHQSLKEACPEGIDVYFDNTGGTISEAVYPLMNDFGRIPQCGAISSYNKSGDDYGPRIHPFIVKSRLRVQGFIVSDYADEFQTGAQKLGTWLQEGRLVYEETINEGFDSIPDAFLGLFEGKNLGKQLIKVSDE